In Panicum virgatum strain AP13 chromosome 4N, P.virgatum_v5, whole genome shotgun sequence, a single window of DNA contains:
- the LOC120668861 gene encoding thiosulfate sulfurtransferase 16, chloroplastic-like isoform X1, giving the protein MATSLPGAPLLARATTRCSLRPSARPAAPPRSVVTNRSSLRAVAVRFGVDEALRSESKVEAASVPRSVPVRVAYELHQAGHRYIDVRTEGEFSAGHPQGAVNIPYMNKTGSGMTKNTHFLEQVSRIFGKDDEIVVGCQSGKRSLVAATELCSAGFTAVTDIAGGFSSWRDNGLPTTQ; this is encoded by the exons ATGGCGACCTCCCTCCCGGGCGCGCCCCTCCTCGCCCGTGCCACCACCAGGTGCAGCCTCCGCCCTAGTGCACGACCTGCTGCTCCGCCTCGCTCCGTGGTCACCAACAGGAGCTCGCTCCGCGCAGTCGCCGTCAG GTTCGGTGTCGACGAGGCGCTGCGCTCCGAGTCCAAGGTCGAGGCGGCGTCGGTGCCGCGCTCCGTGCCGGTGCGCGTCGCCTACGAGCTCCACCAGGCCGGCCACCGCTACATCGACGTCAG AACCGAGGGCGAGTTCAGCGctgggcatccccaaggagCTGTAAATATCCCCTACATGAACAAGACCGGCTCAG GAATGACGAAAAACACCCACTTTCTTGAGCAAGTGTCGAGGATCTTTGGCAAGGATGATGAGATCGTCGTT GGATGCCAAAGTGGTAAGAGGTCTCTCGTGGCAGCAACTGAACTCTGCTCTGCT GGTTTCACTGCTGTGACCGACATCGCTGGTGGATTTTCTTCTTGGAGGGATAATGGATTGCCTACTACCCAGTAA
- the LOC120668861 gene encoding thiosulfate sulfurtransferase 16, chloroplastic-like isoform X3, whose protein sequence is MNKTGSGMTKNTHFLEQVSRIFGKDDEIVVGCQSGKRSLVAATELCSAGFTAVTDIAGGFSSWRDNGLPTTQ, encoded by the exons ATGAACAAGACCGGCTCAG GAATGACGAAAAACACCCACTTTCTTGAGCAAGTGTCGAGGATCTTTGGCAAGGATGATGAGATCGTCGTT GGATGCCAAAGTGGTAAGAGGTCTCTCGTGGCAGCAACTGAACTCTGCTCTGCT GGTTTCACTGCTGTGACCGACATCGCTGGTGGATTTTCTTCTTGGAGGGATAATGGATTGCCTACTACCCAGTAA
- the LOC120668861 gene encoding protein HIGH ARSENIC CONTENT 1, mitochondrial-like isoform X2, producing MATSLPGAPLLARATTRCSLRPSARPAAPPRSVVTNRSSLRAVAVRFGVDEALRSESKVEAASVPRSVPVRVAYELHQAGHRYIDVRTEGEFSAGHPQGAVNIPYMNKTGSGMTKNTHFLEQVSRIFGKDDEIVVVSLLNASWDAKVVRGLSWQQLNSALLVSLL from the exons ATGGCGACCTCCCTCCCGGGCGCGCCCCTCCTCGCCCGTGCCACCACCAGGTGCAGCCTCCGCCCTAGTGCACGACCTGCTGCTCCGCCTCGCTCCGTGGTCACCAACAGGAGCTCGCTCCGCGCAGTCGCCGTCAG GTTCGGTGTCGACGAGGCGCTGCGCTCCGAGTCCAAGGTCGAGGCGGCGTCGGTGCCGCGCTCCGTGCCGGTGCGCGTCGCCTACGAGCTCCACCAGGCCGGCCACCGCTACATCGACGTCAG AACCGAGGGCGAGTTCAGCGctgggcatccccaaggagCTGTAAATATCCCCTACATGAACAAGACCGGCTCAG GAATGACGAAAAACACCCACTTTCTTGAGCAAGTGTCGAGGATCTTTGGCAAGGATGATGAGATCGTCGTTGTAAGTCTACTGAATGCATCATG GGATGCCAAAGTGGTAAGAGGTCTCTCGTGGCAGCAACTGAACTCTGCTCTGCT GGTTTCACTGCTGTGA
- the LOC120668863 gene encoding GDSL esterase/lipase At5g55050-like: MGCPQAMMSSVVGLATACFVMTMTMSSALAASSNVRPAAKQVPAMYVFGDSTVDVGNNNYLPGDFPRADKPYYGVDFPGGARPTGRWSNGYNIADFVAKSMGFKRSPPAYLSLTRASRSRRLLILRGLGGVSYASAGSGILDSTHAGKYIPLRKQVRYFGATRAGMVATLGATAANDLLSKSLFLISTGSNDVGVFAAAAAQQQQQFPLPSDVVDAYYSSLISNYSAAITELYGMGARRFGIVNAALLGCTPSARALSPAGACAAGLNALAGGFNGALGSLLAGLPRRLRGLRCSLGDLGGLMQAATVDPPRAPDGGPWNVDSACCGAGRLGAQGGCQPNSTLCVDRGRYLFWDSSGHPTQRAAQLVASALYDGPPEFTAPVNLKQLTTQE, encoded by the exons ATGGGGTGCCCCCAGGCCATGATGAGCAGTGTCGTTGGTCTCGCCACTGCCTGCTTTGTGATGACGATGACCATGTcgtccgcgctcgccgcctccAGCAACGTCCGGCCGGCGGCCAAGCAGGTGCCGGCGATGTACGTGTTCGGGGACTCGACGGTGGACGTCGGCAACAACAACTACCTGCCGGGGGACTTCCCCCGGGCCGACAAGCCCTACTACGGCGTCGACTTCCCCGGCGGCGCGAGGCCCACCGGCCgctggagcaacggctacaacaTCGCCGACTTCGTAG CCAAGTCCATGGGATTCAAGAGGAGCCCTCCGGCGTACCTGTCGCTAACAAGGGCCAGTAGAAGCCGTCGTCTTCTGATCCTCAGGGGCCTTGGAGGAGTGAGCTACGCTTCTGCCGGATCCGGGATTCTGGACTCGACT CACGCCGGGAAGTACATCCCGCTGCGTAAGCAGGTGCGCTACTTCGGCGCGACGAGAGCTGGCATGGTGGCCACGctgggcgccaccgccgcgaacGACCTCCTATCCAAGTCCCTCTTCCTCATCAGCACCGGCAGCAACGACGTCGGCGtgttcgccgccgcggccgcccagcagcagcagcagttccCACTGCCAAGCGACGTCGTCGACGCTTACTACTCGAGCCTCATCTCCAACTACTCAGCAGCCATcacg GAGCTGTACGGGATGGGCGCGCGGAGGTTTGGCATCGTCAACGCGGCGCTCCTCGGGTGCACGCCGTCGGCGCGGGCGCTGAGCCCGGcgggcgcctgcgccgccggcctgaacgcgctcgccggcggcttcAACGGCGCGCTGGGGTCCCTgctggccggcctcccgcgccgcctgcgCGGCCTCCGCTGCTCCCTCGGCGACCTCGGCGGCCTCATGCAGGCGGCCACGGTGGACCCACCGCGAGCGCCTGATGGTGGGCCGTGGAACGTGGACAGCGCGTGCTGCGGCGCCGGGCGGCTGGGGGCCCAGGGCGGATGCCAGCCCAACTCGACGCTGTGCGTGGACCGCGGCCGCTACCTCTTCTGGGACTCCTCGGGCCACCCCACCCAGCGGGCCGCCCAGCTCGTCGCGTCGGCCTTGTACGACGGCCCGCCCGAGTTTACTGCGCCGGTGAACTTGAAGCAGCTAACAACCCAAGAGTAG
- the LOC120669506 gene encoding GDSL esterase/lipase At1g71250-like, with amino-acid sequence MAAFAATHQQTDVAAFYSSLIFNYSAAITELYGMGARKFGVINIGQIGCAPLQRLQSPTGACADAVNALAAGFDDALRSLLASGLPHGLPGLAYSLGDLLGAQSGCQQPNSTLCADRRSYLFWDYGHPTQRGAELIATTFYDGPVRFTLPVNLKQLMLS; translated from the exons ATGGCCGCGTTCGCCGCCACGCACCAGCAGACCGACGTGGCCGCCTTCTACTCGAGCCTCATCTTCAACTACTCGGCTGCCATCACG GAGCTGTACGGGATGGGCGCGAGGAAGTTTGGCGTGATCAACATCGGGCAGATCGGGTGCGCGCCGCTCCAGCGTCTGCAGAGCCCCACCGGCGCGTGCGCCGACGCAGTGaacgcgctcgccgccggcttcGACGACGCGCTCAGGTCCCTCTTGGCCAGCGGGCTCCCGCACGGCCTGCCCGGCCTCGCCTACTCGCTCGGCGACCT gctggGCGCCCAGAGCGGCTGCCAGCAGCCCAACTCGACGCTGTGCGCCGACCGCCGGAGCTACCTCTTCTGGGACTACGGCCACCCCACCCAGCGCGGTGCCGAGCTCATCGCGACCACCTTCTACGACGGACCGGTCCGCTTCACCCTGCCGGTCAACTTGAAGCAGCTGATGCTAAGCTGA